One Kallotenue papyrolyticum genomic window carries:
- a CDS encoding sulfite exporter TauE/SafE family protein, which produces MSLWDVVLIGLAAVAGGAVNALAGGGTLITFPALMAAGVPAVAANVTNTVALCPGYLGGSVAQLKDLRGQQRRIWLLAPASVIGGLLGAVLLLQTSERLFRSLVPFLILLAAGLLAVQDPVRAWITKRQQPHATGGSEAWAALPVGLAAIYGGYFGAGLGVIVLAVLGLVLDDTLTRLNGLKQVVSLFANVTAAIFFVFSDQVVWPAALVMAVGALIGGALGGRLAGLLRPAMLRRIVVTLGVAIGLLYLVR; this is translated from the coding sequence GTGAGTCTGTGGGATGTGGTGCTGATCGGCCTAGCCGCCGTGGCCGGCGGCGCGGTCAACGCCCTGGCCGGTGGCGGCACGCTGATCACCTTTCCGGCGCTGATGGCTGCCGGCGTGCCGGCGGTGGCCGCCAACGTGACCAACACCGTTGCGCTGTGCCCCGGCTACCTGGGCGGCAGCGTCGCCCAGCTCAAGGATCTGCGCGGGCAGCAACGGCGCATCTGGCTGCTGGCGCCGGCCAGCGTGATCGGCGGCCTGCTTGGCGCGGTGCTGCTGTTGCAGACCAGTGAGCGGCTCTTTCGCAGCCTGGTGCCGTTCCTGATCCTGCTGGCCGCCGGTCTGCTGGCGGTGCAGGACCCGGTGCGGGCCTGGATCACGAAGCGGCAGCAGCCGCATGCGACGGGCGGCAGCGAGGCCTGGGCGGCGCTGCCGGTCGGGCTGGCGGCGATCTACGGCGGCTACTTCGGCGCCGGCCTGGGCGTGATCGTCCTGGCCGTGCTGGGGCTGGTGCTCGACGATACGCTCACGCGCCTGAACGGCCTTAAGCAGGTGGTATCGCTGTTTGCCAACGTCACCGCGGCCATCTTTTTCGTCTTTTCCGATCAAGTGGTCTGGCCCGCGGCACTGGTGATGGCCGTCGGCGCGCTGATCGGCGGCGCGTTGGGAGGCCGACTGGCCGGCCTGCTCAGGCCCGCGATGCTGCGGCGTATCGTCGTCACGCTGGGCGTGGCGATCGGTCTGCTGTATCTGGTGCGCTAG
- a CDS encoding alpha/beta fold hydrolase, with the protein MPRLELADGLALFYHDEGAGEPLVLIHGFPLSSEMYQPQRAALSSNFRVITPDLRGMGRSDTSGGALSMATYADDIIALLDQLGIGQAVVGGMSMGGYVVFELLRRHPERVKGVILIDTRAEADSEEARANRFRMIEQARSEGAAAIAQAMLPRLLSERTRQEQPALARFVYEIMAATPVEGIIAALQAMAARRDATDLLPRITVPTLIIVGSEDQVTPPSVAQAMQQAIPDAELVIVEGAAHAANLERPDEVNQVLRRWLQRFG; encoded by the coding sequence ATGCCACGCCTGGAGCTTGCCGATGGACTCGCGCTGTTCTACCACGATGAGGGCGCGGGCGAGCCGCTGGTGCTGATTCACGGTTTTCCGCTCTCCAGCGAGATGTATCAGCCGCAGCGCGCCGCGCTGAGCAGCAACTTTCGCGTCATCACCCCCGATCTGCGCGGCATGGGCCGGAGCGACACCTCCGGCGGCGCGCTGAGCATGGCGACCTATGCCGACGACATCATCGCCTTGCTCGATCAGCTCGGCATCGGGCAGGCCGTGGTCGGCGGCATGTCGATGGGCGGCTACGTCGTCTTCGAGCTGCTCCGCCGCCACCCCGAGCGCGTCAAGGGCGTGATCCTGATCGACACGCGCGCCGAGGCCGATAGCGAGGAGGCGCGCGCCAACCGCTTCCGCATGATCGAGCAGGCACGTAGCGAAGGCGCGGCGGCGATCGCGCAGGCCATGCTGCCGCGCCTGCTCAGCGAGCGCACGCGCCAGGAGCAGCCGGCGCTGGCGCGCTTCGTGTACGAGATCATGGCCGCCACGCCGGTGGAGGGCATCATCGCCGCGCTGCAGGCCATGGCCGCACGCCGCGATGCCACCGATCTGCTGCCGCGCATCACCGTGCCCACGCTGATCATCGTCGGCAGCGAGGATCAGGTCACACCGCCGAGTGTGGCGCAGGCCATGCAGCAGGCGATCCCCGATGCCGAACTGGTGATCGTGGAAGGCGCGGCGCACGCCGCCAATCTCGAACGCCCCGACGAGGTCAACCAGGTCCTACGGCGCTGGCTGCAGCGCTTCGGCTGA
- a CDS encoding epimerase: MATAVRRVIVTGATGLIGRRLCAKLEARGYRVVVFTRDPERARRRLRNASEFVAWEAAEHGPWAGALEGAYGVINLAGANLFARRWSEAYKRAILESRTRGTRGLVQAMRAATVKPRVLVNGSAIGYYGAHGDEELDESAPPGQDFLAQVCQAWEREALAAEALGVRTVLGRTGIVLSGDRPGHVPLPITLRGASLKRPGIVLNPEAGALALMALPFRFFMGGPIGSGRQWLSWIHIDDVVGLLLLALENEDARGPLNLTAPQPLTQREFSTILGRVLGRPAWLPMPAFALRLLLGPVAEMLTKGQRVVPRRALELGYQFRYPTAEAALRHLFDRAAA, translated from the coding sequence ATGGCCACGGCAGTACGACGCGTGATCGTCACCGGTGCGACTGGGTTGATCGGACGGCGGCTCTGCGCCAAGTTGGAAGCCAGAGGCTACCGCGTTGTCGTCTTTACCCGCGATCCCGAACGCGCACGCCGCAGGCTGCGCAACGCGTCGGAGTTCGTCGCCTGGGAGGCGGCCGAACACGGTCCCTGGGCCGGCGCGCTCGAGGGCGCCTACGGCGTGATCAATCTGGCCGGCGCCAATCTCTTCGCCCGGCGCTGGAGCGAGGCGTACAAACGCGCCATTCTGGAAAGCCGTACGCGCGGCACGCGCGGCCTGGTGCAGGCTATGCGCGCCGCCACCGTCAAACCGCGCGTGCTGGTCAACGGCTCGGCGATCGGCTACTACGGCGCGCACGGCGACGAGGAGCTGGATGAAAGCGCCCCGCCAGGCCAGGATTTCCTGGCGCAGGTCTGCCAGGCCTGGGAGCGCGAAGCCCTGGCCGCCGAAGCGCTGGGCGTGCGCACCGTGCTGGGGCGCACCGGCATCGTGCTCAGCGGCGACCGCCCCGGCCATGTGCCGCTACCCATCACCCTGCGCGGCGCGTCGCTGAAGCGTCCCGGCATCGTGCTCAATCCCGAGGCGGGCGCGCTGGCGCTGATGGCGCTGCCCTTCCGTTTCTTCATGGGTGGTCCGATCGGCTCCGGACGCCAGTGGCTCTCGTGGATCCACATCGACGATGTGGTCGGGTTGCTGCTGCTGGCGCTGGAAAACGAAGACGCGCGCGGCCCGCTCAATCTCACCGCGCCACAGCCGCTCACACAGCGCGAGTTCAGCACGATCCTGGGACGCGTGCTGGGCCGCCCAGCCTGGCTGCCGATGCCGGCCTTTGCGCTGCGCCTGCTGCTCGGACCGGTCGCCGAGATGCTGACCAAGGGCCAGCGCGTCGTGCCGCGCCGCGCGTTGGAGCTGGGCTACCAGTTCCGCTACCCCACCGCCGAAGCGGCGCTGCGACACCTGTTTGATCGCGCCGCGGCCTAG
- a CDS encoding STAS domain-containing protein — protein sequence MKAWRWLTTVQHADDDQQRLGRNVIWVALAMFGLGLAFVPVAVLQPRPVAALLAIALGNSSFLVAIVLARQGRVHLAGWLVVAMTLVAIISALWNTASYQAAFYLVLPVMLAGVVLQARQIWIALALAEAGLWAIVILSGHPLTGLVERQTVLGGALLMVMVALLSFLGARGTTQALANARLARDAARRAWASLAEANTDLEARIAARTAELSAALEQQQAQAAALTESLAIQQRLNETIAQLSLPVLPIRDDTLVAPLVGVLDADRATRLLSQVLQAIEARRARFLVLDVTGLANVDAQVAATLLHTAGAARLLGAEPLLVGIRPEVAQALAALDVTLSGLHTAATLEQGLALCDSLAAQAARGARRMLAA from the coding sequence ATGAAGGCATGGCGTTGGCTGACAACTGTGCAGCATGCTGATGATGATCAGCAGCGGCTGGGGCGCAACGTGATCTGGGTCGCGCTGGCCATGTTTGGACTGGGGCTGGCCTTTGTGCCGGTAGCGGTGTTGCAGCCGCGGCCAGTAGCGGCGCTGCTGGCGATCGCGCTAGGCAACAGCAGTTTTCTGGTGGCGATCGTGCTGGCGCGGCAGGGACGCGTGCATCTGGCGGGCTGGCTGGTCGTCGCCATGACGCTGGTAGCGATCATCAGCGCTTTGTGGAACACGGCCTCCTATCAGGCCGCGTTTTACCTGGTGTTGCCCGTGATGCTGGCCGGCGTTGTGCTGCAGGCGCGTCAGATCTGGATCGCGCTGGCGCTTGCCGAAGCCGGCCTGTGGGCCATCGTCATATTGTCCGGCCATCCGCTTACCGGCCTGGTGGAGCGCCAGACCGTGCTGGGCGGCGCGCTGCTGATGGTGATGGTCGCGCTGCTCAGCTTTCTGGGCGCGCGGGGAACGACCCAGGCACTGGCCAACGCGCGCCTGGCGCGTGATGCGGCCCGGCGGGCCTGGGCTTCGCTGGCCGAGGCCAACACCGATCTGGAAGCACGGATTGCGGCGCGCACTGCCGAGTTGAGCGCGGCACTGGAGCAGCAGCAGGCGCAGGCTGCAGCACTGACCGAGAGTCTGGCCATCCAGCAGCGGCTCAACGAAACCATCGCCCAGCTATCCTTGCCAGTCCTGCCGATCCGTGACGATACGTTGGTTGCACCCCTGGTCGGCGTGCTTGACGCCGATCGCGCGACGCGTCTGTTGAGCCAGGTCTTACAGGCCATCGAAGCGCGGCGGGCGCGCTTCCTAGTTCTGGATGTGACTGGACTGGCCAATGTGGATGCCCAGGTGGCTGCGACGCTGCTGCACACCGCCGGCGCCGCGCGCCTGCTGGGCGCCGAGCCGCTGTTGGTGGGCATTCGTCCCGAGGTGGCGCAGGCCCTCGCGGCCCTCGACGTCACGTTGAGCGGGCTGCACACCGCCGCGACGCTAGAGCAGGGCCTGGCGCTGTGCGACAGCCTAGCGGCCCAGGCTGCGCGGGGCGCGCGACGCATGCTCGCGGCCTAG
- a CDS encoding enoyl-CoA hydratase/isomerase family protein: MSYQYLLVEQDGPVAIITLNRPQQLNALCQALLRELEAALDAIAADENVRAVIITGAGERAFAAGADISELAQLPSATAGRELALRSHRLARKMADLPKPIIAAINGYALGGGLELALACDIRLAADTAQLGLPEVTLGIMPGWGGTQRLLRLTGPGVAKLLMMTGERISAQQAQQLAIVERVVPQAELLDAAKHLAHTLAGMPPLSIAAIKEAVNRGHDMALDDANAFEAGLFGALTATEDAKEGTRAFLEKRKPTWRGR, encoded by the coding sequence ATGAGTTACCAGTATCTCCTTGTCGAACAGGACGGGCCGGTAGCGATCATCACGCTCAATCGCCCCCAACAGCTCAACGCGCTGTGTCAGGCGCTGCTGCGCGAGCTGGAGGCCGCGCTGGACGCGATCGCTGCCGACGAGAACGTGCGCGCCGTGATCATCACCGGCGCGGGCGAGCGCGCCTTTGCCGCGGGCGCCGATATCAGCGAGCTGGCGCAGTTGCCCAGCGCCACTGCTGGACGCGAGCTGGCGCTGCGCTCCCACCGGCTGGCGCGCAAAATGGCCGATCTGCCCAAGCCGATCATCGCTGCGATCAACGGCTATGCGCTGGGCGGCGGGCTGGAGCTGGCGCTGGCCTGCGACATCCGCCTGGCCGCCGATACGGCACAGCTCGGCCTGCCGGAGGTAACGCTGGGGATCATGCCCGGCTGGGGCGGTACGCAGCGCCTCCTGCGCCTCACCGGGCCGGGCGTGGCCAAGCTGCTGATGATGACCGGCGAACGCATCAGCGCGCAGCAGGCCCAGCAACTAGCGATCGTCGAACGCGTCGTACCACAGGCCGAGCTGCTGGATGCGGCCAAACACCTGGCCCACACCCTGGCCGGCATGCCGCCGTTGAGCATCGCCGCGATCAAGGAGGCCGTCAACCGCGGCCATGATATGGCGCTCGACGATGCCAATGCCTTTGAAGCCGGGCTGTTCGGCGCGCTGACGGCGACCGAGGACGCTAAAGAGGGCACGCGCGCCTTTCTGGAGAAGCGCAAGCCTACCTGGCGCGGACGCTAA
- a CDS encoding acyl-CoA dehydrogenase family protein, which yields MDFTANYDMFLTEEHQLLRQTVRQFAEREVLPHIREWDRQGAREDGDMRHVRPILRRMGELGLLGICIPERYGGAGMDYLSLAVVCEELERVDTFLRVVMSVHTGLNSLAILQWGSEEQKQRYLTPQARGEKLAAYCLTEPNAGTDVAAMESSARREGDYYILNGEKTWISLADIADHFLVVAYTDKSKRHHGMSAFIVERAFEGVSSRPIHGKLGVRAGNTGSVVFQNVRVPVANRLGEEGEGFKIAMSALDNGRYTVAAGATGLIQACLEASLKYAQERVTFGQPIAHHQLVKRMISHMIRKLETSRLLVYRAGWMKNQGRRNTRETTLAKWHATVSSFECADDAIQIHGAYGYSDEYPVERFLRNARGAVIYEGTRELQELMQADFAFGFREYKPLRCELPAYDPEQWSA from the coding sequence ATGGATTTCACCGCCAACTACGATATGTTCCTCACCGAGGAACACCAGCTGCTGCGCCAGACGGTGCGGCAGTTTGCCGAACGCGAGGTTCTGCCGCATATCCGCGAGTGGGATCGCCAGGGCGCGCGCGAGGACGGTGACATGCGCCATGTACGCCCGATCCTGCGCCGCATGGGCGAGCTGGGCCTGCTGGGCATCTGTATTCCCGAACGCTACGGCGGCGCGGGCATGGACTACCTGAGCCTGGCCGTCGTCTGCGAAGAGCTGGAACGCGTCGATACCTTTCTGCGCGTGGTGATGAGCGTGCATACCGGGCTCAACTCGCTGGCGATCCTGCAGTGGGGCAGCGAAGAACAGAAGCAGCGCTACCTAACGCCCCAGGCGCGCGGCGAGAAGTTGGCTGCCTACTGTCTGACCGAGCCCAACGCCGGCACCGATGTCGCTGCCATGGAGTCCAGCGCGCGCCGCGAGGGCGACTACTACATCCTCAACGGCGAAAAGACCTGGATCTCGCTGGCCGACATCGCCGACCATTTCCTGGTGGTCGCCTACACCGACAAGTCCAAGCGACACCACGGCATGAGCGCCTTTATCGTCGAGCGCGCCTTTGAGGGTGTGTCGTCGCGCCCAATCCACGGCAAACTCGGCGTGCGGGCGGGCAACACCGGCAGCGTCGTCTTCCAGAACGTGCGCGTGCCGGTCGCCAATCGCCTGGGCGAGGAGGGCGAGGGCTTCAAGATTGCCATGAGCGCCCTGGACAACGGACGCTACACGGTAGCTGCCGGCGCAACCGGGCTGATCCAGGCCTGCCTCGAAGCCAGCCTGAAGTACGCTCAGGAGCGCGTGACCTTCGGCCAGCCGATCGCCCACCACCAGCTCGTCAAGCGCATGATCTCGCACATGATCCGCAAGCTCGAAACCTCACGGCTGCTGGTCTACCGCGCGGGCTGGATGAAAAATCAGGGGCGGCGCAACACGCGCGAAACCACGCTGGCCAAATGGCACGCCACCGTCAGCTCGTTTGAGTGTGCCGACGACGCGATCCAGATCCACGGCGCCTACGGCTACTCCGACGAATATCCGGTCGAACGCTTCCTGCGCAACGCGCGCGGCGCGGTGATCTACGAAGGCACGCGCGAGCTGCAGGAACTGATGCAGGCCGATTTCGCCTTCGGCTTCCGCGAATACAAACCGCTCCGCTGCGAACTGCCGGCCTATGATCCGGAGCAGTGGAGCGCCTAG
- a CDS encoding electron transfer flavoprotein subunit beta/FixA family protein: MHAVVFLKQVPQQNSVKITPDKRIDTSGIEPIISLFDEYAIEEALLQVEKHGGTVTAITIGGEESLESLRKALAMGADQAILISDAALADLDALGAARVAAAAVRKLGDVDVIFCGKQSTDDETAVFGPALARLLGLPVLSYVFKIHELDPAARRVVADRALEAQIETVETTLPAVITAVKDLNQPRYPSLLKIKKAQKAEVPRWSIADLGLDLQAVAPKTTVLERVPPPPRPTGRMIDGASAQEKAQKLVDALIEAKVI, translated from the coding sequence ATGCACGCAGTGGTCTTTCTGAAACAGGTTCCGCAGCAGAACAGCGTTAAAATCACCCCCGACAAGCGCATCGACACGTCGGGCATCGAGCCGATCATCAGCCTGTTCGACGAATACGCTATCGAAGAGGCGCTGCTGCAGGTCGAAAAACACGGCGGCACGGTCACGGCGATCACCATCGGCGGCGAGGAAAGCCTCGAGTCGCTGCGCAAGGCGCTGGCGATGGGCGCCGACCAGGCGATCCTGATCAGCGACGCGGCGCTGGCCGACCTGGACGCGCTGGGCGCGGCGCGCGTGGCTGCGGCAGCCGTGCGCAAACTGGGCGACGTCGATGTCATCTTCTGCGGCAAGCAATCAACCGATGACGAAACCGCCGTCTTCGGGCCGGCACTGGCGCGCTTGCTGGGCCTTCCCGTGCTGAGCTACGTGTTCAAGATCCACGAACTCGATCCCGCGGCGCGGCGCGTGGTTGCCGATCGCGCGCTCGAGGCGCAGATCGAGACGGTCGAGACCACCCTGCCGGCGGTGATTACCGCGGTCAAGGATCTCAATCAGCCGCGCTATCCCTCGCTGCTCAAGATCAAAAAGGCGCAGAAAGCCGAGGTGCCGCGCTGGAGCATCGCCGATCTGGGATTGGATCTCCAGGCGGTCGCGCCCAAGACCACGGTGCTGGAGCGCGTCCCGCCGCCGCCGCGGCCCACCGGACGCATGATCGACGGCGCCAGCGCGCAGGAAAAAGCCCAAAAGCTGGTCGATGCCCTGATCGAGGCCAAAGTGATCTGA
- a CDS encoding electron transfer flavoprotein subunit alpha/FixB family protein, with protein sequence MNNEIWFNVETTNGELAASTRELISKARQLAEALGGTPAALILHPQATRLAEQVFSYGVPKAYVVEDAALEHYTTDAFVAAAAALLRAHQPRALLTGTTLNMRDFTAALAAELDAAIGPDCTDVQVRDGRLIAVRPSHGANVINTLGFEAPLVIISLRRQSAPEAQPNSAAQGEIVRGQLPDTGGRMRVVRVEERSNAVNLADAQIIVSGGRGLGSPDNYMKLIPALAQALGGAYGASRAIVDAGWVPYERQVGQTGKTVAPKLYVACGISGAIQHLAGMRNSGTIVAINKDPDAPIFKVATYGVVGDVNEIVPALIEAVKQKTGT encoded by the coding sequence ATGAACAACGAAATCTGGTTCAATGTCGAAACCACCAATGGCGAACTGGCCGCCTCGACGCGCGAACTGATCTCCAAAGCGCGCCAGTTGGCCGAGGCGCTGGGCGGCACGCCGGCGGCGCTGATCCTCCACCCCCAGGCGACGCGCCTGGCCGAACAGGTCTTCAGCTATGGCGTGCCCAAGGCCTACGTCGTCGAAGATGCGGCGCTGGAGCACTACACCACCGATGCGTTCGTCGCCGCGGCGGCAGCGTTGCTGCGCGCCCACCAGCCGCGCGCGCTGCTGACCGGCACCACGCTGAACATGCGCGATTTCACGGCGGCGCTGGCCGCCGAGCTGGACGCGGCGATCGGCCCCGACTGCACCGACGTGCAGGTGCGCGATGGCCGGCTGATCGCCGTCCGGCCTTCGCACGGCGCCAACGTGATCAACACGCTGGGCTTCGAGGCGCCCCTGGTGATCATCTCGCTGCGCCGTCAGAGCGCGCCCGAAGCCCAACCCAACAGCGCGGCGCAGGGCGAGATCGTGCGCGGTCAGCTCCCCGACACCGGCGGACGCATGCGCGTCGTGCGCGTCGAGGAGCGCAGCAACGCGGTCAATCTGGCCGACGCGCAGATCATCGTTTCAGGAGGTCGCGGCCTGGGCTCGCCCGACAACTACATGAAGCTGATCCCGGCGCTGGCGCAGGCGCTCGGCGGCGCGTATGGCGCCTCGCGCGCGATCGTGGACGCCGGTTGGGTGCCCTATGAACGCCAGGTCGGGCAGACCGGCAAGACCGTCGCGCCCAAGCTGTACGTTGCCTGCGGCATCTCGGGCGCGATCCAGCACCTGGCCGGCATGCGCAACTCCGGCACGATCGTGGCGATTAACAAAGATCCCGATGCGCCGATCTTCAAGGTCGCTACCTATGGCGTGGTCGGCGATGTCAACGAGATCGTGCCCGCGCTGATCGAGGCCGTTAAGCAAAAGACCGGAACATAA
- a CDS encoding E3 binding domain-containing protein, with amino-acid sequence MPEMTLPPLDASTATVERYYVQPGAAVRRGQPLVIVVTQRFEWELPATAEGTLVEILAPPGTTVSTGQPLARLATADQPAAGNGQVVRATPLARRIAQHHGLDLAAVTGSGPGGRITRSDVLQRLPQAAASMVATPVDAACFGLRLPEAPTLSAPLPAAAGPPAPATVVGQEPARQPLSAAQRLVADAALQREALPYAIHAVELDLSRVLAAIAAQRLAHRRHAVEVTPLACVVWAVAQTLLRHRLVNSVWSPEGVIVRGRIRLAVVRHDGHTTLIEDAPDLSVQGIARRLAADAHQPVAAASFTIQEVAAAHWSALPPGPGGGPTLSLGAITPQARVVETPAGPQIAPRPCALLSLAYDARLLTPPQADAFLLDVQRRLELFTGLC; translated from the coding sequence ATGCCAGAGATGACGCTGCCACCGCTCGATGCGTCGACGGCGACCGTCGAGCGCTACTATGTGCAGCCGGGCGCAGCGGTGCGCCGCGGCCAGCCGCTGGTGATCGTCGTCACGCAGCGGTTCGAGTGGGAGCTGCCCGCCACGGCGGAGGGCACACTCGTCGAAATCCTCGCTCCGCCCGGCACGACGGTCAGCACCGGCCAGCCGCTGGCGCGCTTGGCCACTGCCGATCAGCCGGCGGCGGGCAACGGGCAGGTCGTGCGCGCGACGCCGCTGGCGCGGCGCATTGCACAGCACCATGGTCTGGACCTGGCCGCCGTGACCGGTTCAGGGCCGGGGGGACGCATCACGCGCAGCGATGTGCTGCAACGTCTGCCGCAGGCCGCCGCCTCGATGGTTGCCACGCCTGTGGACGCGGCCTGCTTTGGGCTGCGCCTGCCCGAGGCGCCAACGCTCAGCGCGCCACTGCCGGCAGCTGCCGGGCCGCCCGCGCCGGCGACGGTGGTCGGTCAGGAACCGGCGCGGCAGCCGCTCAGCGCGGCGCAACGGCTCGTGGCCGACGCGGCCCTGCAACGCGAAGCGCTGCCGTATGCCATCCACGCCGTGGAGCTGGACCTGAGCCGCGTGCTGGCCGCGATCGCCGCCCAACGGCTGGCGCACCGGCGCCACGCGGTCGAAGTGACGCCGCTGGCCTGTGTGGTCTGGGCTGTCGCCCAGACGTTGCTGCGCCACCGCCTGGTCAACAGCGTGTGGAGCCCGGAGGGCGTGATCGTGCGTGGCCGCATCCGCCTGGCGGTGGTGCGCCACGACGGACATACCACGCTGATCGAGGACGCCCCCGACCTCAGCGTGCAAGGCATCGCCCGCCGCCTGGCCGCCGATGCCCACCAGCCGGTCGCGGCGGCCAGCTTCACGATCCAGGAGGTTGCCGCAGCGCATTGGAGCGCGCTGCCGCCCGGTCCGGGTGGTGGACCAACGCTGAGCCTCGGCGCGATCACGCCCCAGGCGCGGGTGGTTGAAACGCCGGCAGGTCCGCAGATCGCGCCGCGCCCGTGCGCGCTGCTGAGCCTGGCCTATGACGCGCGCCTGCTGACGCCGCCGCAGGCCGATGCATTTTTGCTCGATGTGCAGCGACGATTGGAGCTTTTCACCGGCTTGTGCTAG
- a CDS encoding LysM peptidoglycan-binding domain-containing protein, whose translation MTRLTARLTTRGLAALLLPALAACAGTVAGPRPTPQPVIRITPGPTQDLPGTQTALALRSIPTPTPQGLYIVKPGDTLAKIADEFQTTVDEIAALNNIADPNQIEVGQQLIIPTLLTPTAAPDVSATPTP comes from the coding sequence ATGACGCGCCTCACTGCTCGCCTGACCACCCGTGGGCTGGCTGCACTGCTCCTGCCCGCGCTGGCAGCCTGCGCCGGCACGGTAGCGGGACCACGCCCCACGCCCCAACCGGTGATCCGCATCACCCCTGGCCCGACGCAGGACCTGCCGGGCACACAGACGGCGCTGGCCCTGCGCAGCATTCCCACGCCCACACCGCAAGGGCTGTACATCGTCAAGCCCGGCGATACGCTGGCCAAGATCGCCGATGAATTTCAGACCACTGTGGATGAAATTGCCGCGCTCAACAACATCGCCGATCCCAACCAGATCGAGGTGGGCCAGCAGCTGATCATCCCCACGTTGCTGACACCCACGGCCGCGCCCGATGTCTCGGCAACGCCCACCCCTTGA